Genomic window (Streptomyces sp. TG1A-60):
GTGAGGGGTGTTCGGCATGCCCATGTGTCCCGATTGGTGAAGGGTGCACCCAAACATTCCGTCGGCGTTTCATCGGTGCGTCCACACCCGGTTCCGCAGCGTGATGGGAACTCAACTCCGGTGCGTACGGGACGCTCTGGCGGTGCGGGCTAATCTCGACGCGAGAACATCGCCGTACTTCCCGAGACGCGCTCGCACCACCCCGCCAGCACCCGTCCCGGACCACAGTTCTGGAGAACGCGAGCATGAACCGCAAGACCTTGGTGCTGCCGGCCGTGATCGGTCTGCTCACCCCGGTACTCGCCGCCTGCGGTGCCCCCGACGGCGCGGGCGGCAGCGGTGACGCGATCGTCGTCGGCACCACCGACCGGTTCACCGCGTCCAAGGAGGCCCCGGCGCCCATCGACCCGGCGTACGCCTACGACGTCGGCCCCCGGAACATCCTCCGCCAGACCGTCCAGACCCTCCTGGTCCAGCCCCGCGGCGACGGCGAGCCCGAACCCGAGGCCGCCTCCCAGTGTGCCTTCACAGACACCGGCAACGAGCGCTACGCCTGCAAGCTCCGTGACGGACTGAAGTTCGCGAGCGGCGACCCGGTCACCGCCGGGGACGTGAAGTTCTCCATCGACCGCGCCCGCTCCATCAAGGCCGACAGCGGCGTCTTCGCCCTGCTGTCCACCATCGACCTCGTCGAGACCAAGGGCGACAACGAGGTGATCTTCCACCTCAACAGCCCCGACGCGACCCTCCCGTACAAGCTGTCCACCCCGGTCGCCGGCATCGTCAACCCGGCCGACTACGACAAGGGCAGGCTCCGCGACGGCTTCGAGGTCGACGGCTCCGGCCCCTACATCCTGGACGCCGAGGTCGAGGACGACGAGCTGGTCAAGGCCGTCTTCACCAAGAACCCCCACTACAAGGGGCAGTTGGACCCGAAGAACGACAAGGTCGAGCTGCGTTCCTACGCGAGCGCCGACGCCATGGGCGCCGCGCTCGAAGACGGCGACATCGACCTGATGACCCGCACCATGACGCCGGAGCAGATCACCAAGCTCTCCAAGTCCGACGACGGCGACATCGACCTGATCGAGTCCGCCGGCCTGGAGATCCGCTACCTCGCCTTCAACACCGAGGCCGCCCCGGTCAGGAGCACCGCCGTCCGCCGGGCCATGGCCGAGGTCGTCGACCGGGGCGAACTCGTCTCCAAGGTCTACGGCTCACAGGCCGAACCCCTGTTCTCACTGGTCCCGGCCGGCATCACCGGCCACTCCAACTCCTTCTTCGACAAGTACGGCGACCCCGACGTCACCAGGGCGAAGTCGACCCTGGAAGCGGCCGGCGTCACCACCCCGGTGAAGCTGACCCTCCACTACACGACCGACCACTACGGAGCCGCCACCAAACGGGAGTTCGAGCTGTTGAAGAAGCAGCTCAACGACAGCGGCCTGTTCGACGTGACCACCAAGGGCGCACCCTGGTCGACGTTCCGCCGCGCCGAAAGGGAAGGCGAGTACGCGGTCTACGGCATGGGCTGGTTCCCGGACTTCCCCGACGCCGACAACTACCTCGCGCCCTTCCTCGACAAGGACAACTTCCTCGGCTCGCCGTACGCCAACAGCCAGATCCGCGGCAAGCTGATCCCCGAGTCCCGCCGCGAGGCCGACCGCGTCGCCGCCTCGGGGAGCCTCACCGGCATCCAGGACATCGTCGCCGACGACGTGCCGATCCTCCCGCTGTGGCAGGGCAACCAGTACGTCGCCGCCCGCGACGACGTCACCGGCGCCGAATACGCCCTCAACGCCGTCTCCACGCTGCAGCTCTGGGAGCTGAGCCGTGGCATGGGCAACTGACCCGACCTCACCATCCGCCCCGGGCAGAGGCCGACCGGCCTCGGGGGATCCCGGAGCGCCCGCAATGCACCGACGACACAAGGCATCCATACGTGAACATACGCACCCAGTGGCCCGTCCTGACCATGGCGACAGGGCTTGCCGCCGGCCTGCTGACCGGTTGCGGCTCCGAATCGGGGGACCCGGGGGCTCCGGCTCCAACATCGTGATGGGGATGTCCGACGACGTCCTGGCCACCGACCCCGCCTCCGGCTACGACCCCGGGTCCTGGCTCCTCTTCAACAACGTCTTCCAGTCCCTGCTGAGCTTCCCCAACGGCGCCACCGAGCCCGAACCGGACCTCGCCGAGGAGTGCTCCTTCACGGACAGCGGAACCAAGGTCTACGAGTGCACCCTCAAGGACGGCCTGAAGTTCAGCAACGGTGAGGCGCTCACCGCGAAGGACGTCAAGTTCTCCTTCGACCGC
Coding sequences:
- a CDS encoding ABC transporter substrate-binding protein yields the protein MNRKTLVLPAVIGLLTPVLAACGAPDGAGGSGDAIVVGTTDRFTASKEAPAPIDPAYAYDVGPRNILRQTVQTLLVQPRGDGEPEPEAASQCAFTDTGNERYACKLRDGLKFASGDPVTAGDVKFSIDRARSIKADSGVFALLSTIDLVETKGDNEVIFHLNSPDATLPYKLSTPVAGIVNPADYDKGRLRDGFEVDGSGPYILDAEVEDDELVKAVFTKNPHYKGQLDPKNDKVELRSYASADAMGAALEDGDIDLMTRTMTPEQITKLSKSDDGDIDLIESAGLEIRYLAFNTEAAPVRSTAVRRAMAEVVDRGELVSKVYGSQAEPLFSLVPAGITGHSNSFFDKYGDPDVTRAKSTLEAAGVTTPVKLTLHYTTDHYGAATKREFELLKKQLNDSGLFDVTTKGAPWSTFRRAEREGEYAVYGMGWFPDFPDADNYLAPFLDKDNFLGSPYANSQIRGKLIPESRREADRVAASGSLTGIQDIVADDVPILPLWQGNQYVAARDDVTGAEYALNAVSTLQLWELSRGMGN